The Alkalinema sp. FACHB-956 genome has a window encoding:
- a CDS encoding TylF/MycF/NovP-related O-methyltransferase produces the protein MKQTIKQWIRNFGFEVTRYPAQKPALDNQQPPLHLIEQPPSEDLAPVLDASDRTSFPSDFDENSIAVIRSVQPYTMTSVERIFALMQAVEYVVRADIPGAVVECGVWQGGSMMAVAQTLQRWGDTDRDLYLFDTYEGMPQPTEADVDYSGNPAAAEFEAMKKTADSSDWCYASIEQVRQNLASTGYPAHRVNLIKGKVEDTIPAQAPDKIAILRLDTDWYESTHHELIHLFPRLVGGGVLIIDDYGHWQGSRRATDEYLAEHQVPLLLNRVDYTARIAVKPFTT, from the coding sequence ATGAAACAAACAATCAAACAATGGATCAGAAATTTCGGGTTTGAAGTAACCCGCTATCCTGCCCAGAAGCCAGCTTTGGACAACCAGCAGCCTCCCTTGCACCTCATCGAACAGCCCCCGTCAGAAGATTTGGCTCCGGTGCTAGATGCTTCCGATCGAACGAGTTTTCCCTCCGACTTTGACGAAAACAGCATTGCGGTGATCCGATCGGTGCAGCCATACACCATGACGAGTGTTGAGCGCATCTTTGCCTTGATGCAAGCGGTGGAATATGTTGTGAGGGCCGACATTCCCGGCGCTGTGGTGGAATGTGGGGTGTGGCAAGGGGGGAGCATGATGGCGGTTGCCCAGACCCTTCAGCGGTGGGGGGACACCGATCGCGATCTCTACCTGTTTGACACCTATGAAGGCATGCCCCAGCCCACCGAAGCGGATGTTGATTATTCCGGCAACCCCGCTGCGGCTGAGTTTGAGGCAATGAAGAAAACGGCAGACAGTTCGGATTGGTGCTACGCTTCGATCGAGCAAGTGCGGCAGAATTTAGCCAGCACGGGCTATCCTGCCCATCGGGTCAACCTCATTAAAGGCAAAGTGGAGGACACCATTCCTGCCCAGGCACCGGACAAGATTGCGATTCTTCGGCTCGATACGGATTGGTACGAATCAACCCACCATGAACTGATTCACCTGTTTCCTCGCCTAGTGGGGGGTGGGGTACTAATTATCGATGACTACGGTCATTGGCAAGGCAGTCGAAGAGCCACCGATGAATATTTAGCTGAACACCAAGTTCCACTGCTGCTCAATCGTGTGGACTATACGGCAAGAATTGCGGTGAAACCATTCACCACATAG
- a CDS encoding CmcI family methyltransferase gives MAVTTSQSPFARPKNWLIRKLDRWAARWVLRAMVEKTENMMSVRWTGRQIWQCPVDAWVVQEVISELKPDLIIETGTFLGGSAYYYGCICDMLGHGHVVSVDIAPKGIQPHPRVTYISGSSVAPEIVDQVADLARSLQAKQILVILDSDHSAGHVLQEMEIYSAFVPMGGYMMVQDACIDEYEVFKVDRPGPGVAIQKFLAERSDLVLDREVENRYVVTFHPQGWLKRVAPDPKPIDLTPPAEQTPVAAPKLNVPDIYQHVNFQLPTHRLSEIFPGIEGVSVRSIASQIQRKDDWPLPVVELLTLGAICQHLQPKRIFEIGTYRGASTVMMGLNTPEETEIFTLDLLPETQATHQHGLGVGLPQFPVGEQFQHNPTVSPKITQLYGDSREFDFSPYYGTLDLVVIDADHTYEFVKSDTVQALKLLRPGGVILWDDYLWIQKYPECAGVTRCLDELQQEIDCVQIAETRLAIYVSPQS, from the coding sequence ATGGCTGTTACCACCTCCCAGTCCCCCTTTGCCCGCCCAAAAAACTGGCTGATTCGTAAGCTCGATCGCTGGGCTGCCCGTTGGGTGCTGCGTGCCATGGTTGAAAAAACCGAAAACATGATGTCGGTTCGCTGGACGGGGCGTCAGATTTGGCAATGTCCAGTGGATGCTTGGGTCGTGCAGGAAGTCATCAGCGAACTCAAGCCTGACCTGATCATTGAAACCGGAACCTTTCTCGGGGGATCGGCCTACTACTACGGCTGTATCTGCGACATGCTTGGCCATGGCCATGTGGTCAGCGTTGATATTGCGCCTAAGGGGATTCAACCCCATCCCCGCGTTACCTACATTTCTGGGTCATCCGTCGCCCCAGAGATTGTTGATCAGGTGGCTGATTTAGCCCGTAGCCTGCAAGCCAAGCAAATCCTCGTCATCCTTGACTCTGATCACAGTGCGGGGCACGTTTTGCAGGAAATGGAGATCTATTCGGCTTTTGTCCCCATGGGGGGCTACATGATGGTGCAGGATGCCTGCATTGATGAATACGAGGTCTTTAAGGTCGATCGACCCGGTCCCGGTGTTGCGATTCAGAAGTTTCTGGCGGAGCGATCGGATTTGGTGCTCGATCGTGAGGTGGAGAACCGCTATGTGGTGACCTTCCATCCCCAAGGCTGGCTCAAGCGAGTCGCTCCAGATCCCAAGCCGATCGATTTAACTCCCCCTGCTGAACAGACTCCAGTCGCTGCACCCAAGCTCAATGTGCCAGACATCTACCAGCATGTCAATTTCCAGCTACCAACCCACCGTCTGAGTGAGATTTTTCCGGGGATCGAAGGGGTGTCCGTACGATCGATCGCTTCCCAAATTCAGCGCAAAGACGATTGGCCTCTGCCCGTCGTAGAACTCCTCACTTTAGGCGCGATCTGTCAGCATCTCCAGCCCAAGCGGATTTTTGAAATTGGCACCTATCGGGGAGCCAGCACAGTCATGATGGGACTCAATACGCCGGAGGAGACGGAGATCTTCACCCTGGATCTTCTCCCTGAGACCCAAGCGACCCACCAGCATGGGTTGGGGGTTGGACTGCCTCAGTTTCCTGTGGGTGAGCAATTTCAGCACAATCCTACGGTATCTCCGAAGATTACTCAGCTCTATGGTGATTCCCGCGAATTTGACTTCAGTCCCTACTATGGCACCTTGGATTTGGTGGTGATTGATGCCGACCATACCTATGAGTTTGTCAAATCAGACACAGTGCAAGCCCTGAAGCTACTCCGCCCAGGTGGTGTGATTCTTTGGGATGATTACCTCTGGATCCAGAAATATCCCGAATGTGCTGGTGTGACACGCTGCTTGGACGAACTCCAGCAGGAAATCGATTGTGTACAAATTGCAGAAACTCGTCTAGCGATTTACGTGAGTCCTCAATCTTGA
- a CDS encoding ABC transporter ATP-binding protein, whose translation MSDIAISLNQVSKCFKRYARPVDRLKELLLPGKPRAEAFWALRDINLEIPKGETFGLVGQNGSGKSTLLQIIAGTLQPSSGEVITHGRISALLELGSGFNPEFTGRQNVFFNGRILGLSQAEIEARFDDIAAFADIGDFLDQPVKTYSSGMFVRLAFAVAINVSPDILIVDEALAVGDIFFQAKCFRRIEVLQDQGVTILFVSHDLGSVQNLCKEGILLHHGQILCRDEPSVISSEYYKLFRVEHEKLHSSQTDYTDTDFPSVREGLIEVTYDQRISNGKATIEQVYVTALNDHPQKTFQVGETVKVTLVTRFHEDCEKVSSCVGLRDRFGQSLVGKHTWYDHPGLIPKVKGGEVVEFEFTMQLDLHHGEYLAIIAVASQRSEADYDSLDIIQDAFVITVAGENRHWGMAKIAGSVNIYHHGQPLEMAETAAL comes from the coding sequence ATGTCAGATATTGCAATTTCCCTCAATCAAGTCTCCAAGTGTTTTAAACGCTACGCCCGTCCGGTCGATCGGCTCAAAGAACTCCTCCTACCTGGTAAACCCCGCGCCGAAGCATTTTGGGCGCTGCGGGATATTAACTTAGAGATTCCCAAAGGAGAAACCTTCGGCCTCGTTGGACAAAACGGTTCCGGCAAAAGCACGCTCCTCCAAATCATTGCAGGGACCCTCCAGCCCAGCAGCGGCGAAGTCATTACCCATGGTCGCATCTCTGCCCTGCTCGAACTGGGCAGTGGGTTTAATCCAGAATTCACAGGGCGGCAAAATGTCTTCTTTAACGGACGTATCCTGGGGCTGAGCCAAGCGGAAATTGAGGCACGCTTTGACGATATTGCCGCGTTCGCTGACATTGGCGACTTTCTCGATCAGCCGGTTAAAACCTATTCCAGTGGGATGTTTGTTCGCTTAGCCTTTGCTGTTGCGATTAATGTCAGCCCCGATATTTTAATTGTGGATGAGGCGCTGGCTGTCGGAGACATCTTCTTTCAGGCTAAGTGTTTTCGGCGGATTGAGGTGCTCCAAGATCAGGGCGTGACGATTTTATTCGTCTCCCACGATCTGGGCTCGGTTCAAAATCTTTGTAAAGAGGGGATTCTGCTGCACCATGGCCAAATCCTATGTCGGGACGAGCCCAGCGTTATTTCCAGCGAATATTACAAGCTGTTTCGGGTCGAGCACGAGAAACTGCACTCCTCCCAAACTGATTACACCGACACTGATTTCCCCTCGGTTCGAGAAGGGCTGATCGAAGTGACCTACGATCAACGCATTAGTAACGGCAAAGCCACGATCGAACAGGTGTACGTCACAGCCCTCAACGATCACCCCCAAAAGACATTTCAGGTCGGAGAAACGGTCAAAGTCACGCTGGTTACCCGCTTCCATGAGGACTGCGAAAAGGTTTCGTCTTGCGTTGGGCTACGCGATCGCTTTGGCCAGAGCCTGGTGGGTAAACACACCTGGTATGACCATCCCGGCCTCATTCCCAAGGTGAAGGGAGGTGAGGTTGTAGAATTCGAATTTACGATGCAGCTGGATCTCCACCATGGAGAATATCTCGCCATTATCGCCGTGGCCTCGCAGCGCAGTGAAGCCGACTACGACTCCCTCGATATCATTCAAGATGCCTTTGTCATCACTGTCGCTGGCGAAAATCGTCATTGGGGCATGGCGAAGATAGCCGGTTCCGTCAACATCTACCACCACGGTCAACCCTTAGAAATGGCAGAAACGGCTGCGCTCTAG
- a CDS encoding rhomboid family intramembrane serine protease, with protein MSLDVLIIQLVALSCLVIIARAGRRQSWAWIALAILAVLAIGLLLQAPWTAAVSGTLWVLAIVIPGQGLRYFNRLRLQEQYQQARNWARVLRWLHPLDGWWQFPAIMQAQALAQAGDRDAALALLKRYQTDLTPTGRWVTTIVYQLEGRWAEAVIWAPRCLSEAQMLRETAVLGLYLRALGETGDLNQLVRLVDRCAQQRQRLGSSMALDFGRLYAFAFSGQPEPVAYLFTTSLKACSSPIQQFWQATAEWCAGNRAGAQPLFQALQAQSDVGLHQAIAARLAAPYRPPERTLTLAAYELLNRLRQGLDQDGKYNLRQVVAFQQAPVTYTLVGLNVLIYGLPMALALLWDLERDLSRWLDRIQDPSLPLWVFQPVWLIYRSGVMVPELVQQGQWWRLLTATFLHIDLMHLGLNMLGLWFVGAFVEARLTPWKFLAAYLTCGVGSMAIVAWGAILSGEVDISALGASGAIMGVLGMMGIIFFQEWRHHRAPLAARWLRTFGVIIVLQTVFDVLNPRVSLLGHLSGLILGFGAGWILFRRRPVSSASGDSPLL; from the coding sequence ATGAGCCTTGATGTCTTGATTATTCAGCTAGTGGCCTTGTCCTGCCTAGTGATTATTGCGCGGGCTGGACGACGGCAAAGTTGGGCCTGGATTGCTTTGGCGATCCTGGCGGTGCTGGCGATCGGGCTGCTGCTCCAGGCTCCGTGGACGGCAGCGGTGAGCGGTACCCTGTGGGTGCTGGCCATTGTGATCCCAGGACAGGGGCTGCGCTATTTCAATAGGTTGCGCTTGCAGGAGCAATATCAACAGGCACGCAACTGGGCTAGGGTACTGCGCTGGTTGCACCCATTGGACGGGTGGTGGCAATTCCCGGCCATTATGCAGGCCCAAGCCTTGGCCCAGGCGGGTGATCGGGACGCGGCACTGGCCTTGCTGAAACGCTATCAAACCGATCTCACCCCTACGGGCCGCTGGGTCACCACGATCGTCTATCAACTAGAAGGCCGCTGGGCTGAGGCCGTGATCTGGGCACCCCGCTGTTTGTCGGAGGCCCAAATGTTGCGGGAAACGGCGGTATTGGGGTTGTACCTGCGGGCGCTGGGGGAAACGGGGGATCTCAATCAACTGGTGCGGCTAGTCGATCGCTGTGCTCAACAACGCCAACGCCTCGGGAGTTCCATGGCTCTGGATTTTGGCAGACTCTATGCCTTTGCCTTTTCGGGACAACCGGAGCCTGTTGCATATCTGTTCACAACGTCGTTAAAAGCCTGTAGTTCCCCAATCCAGCAATTTTGGCAGGCTACGGCAGAGTGGTGCGCTGGGAATCGGGCTGGAGCCCAACCGCTGTTTCAAGCCTTGCAAGCTCAATCGGATGTCGGGTTGCACCAAGCGATTGCCGCACGGCTTGCCGCTCCCTACCGTCCCCCAGAACGCACCCTCACCTTGGCTGCCTACGAACTACTCAACCGTCTGCGCCAAGGGCTTGACCAAGATGGAAAATATAATCTCCGCCAAGTGGTCGCGTTTCAACAAGCTCCCGTGACCTACACATTAGTCGGTCTCAATGTCCTCATCTATGGCTTACCCATGGCGTTGGCGTTGCTGTGGGATTTGGAACGGGATTTATCCCGCTGGCTAGACCGCATTCAGGATCCTAGTTTGCCCCTTTGGGTCTTCCAGCCTGTCTGGCTGATCTATCGATCGGGGGTGATGGTGCCGGAATTGGTGCAGCAGGGGCAATGGTGGCGACTGCTGACGGCCACGTTTTTGCACATCGATCTGATGCATCTGGGCTTGAATATGTTGGGGCTGTGGTTTGTGGGGGCCTTTGTAGAAGCTCGCCTGACGCCTTGGAAGTTTTTAGCGGCCTATCTGACCTGTGGGGTGGGTTCTATGGCGATCGTGGCGTGGGGCGCGATTCTCTCAGGCGAGGTGGATATTTCAGCCCTAGGCGCATCGGGGGCAATCATGGGTGTTTTGGGCATGATGGGCATAATTTTTTTCCAGGAATGGCGACATCATCGTGCACCCCTGGCGGCCCGCTGGTTGCGAACGTTTGGCGTGATTATTGTCCTCCAGACGGTTTTTGATGTGCTGAATCCTCGGGTGAGTTTGTTGGGGCATCTATCAGGGCTGATTTTAGGCTTCGGTGCGGGATGGATTCTCTTTCGGCGTCGTCCCGTGTCTTCTGCGTCAGGGGATAGTCCCTTGCTGTAG
- a CDS encoding ABC transporter permease — protein MLKPAYLFRQVTRRLPLSSGLWVKADLLKVLVQRELVARYKGSLLGNFWTLISQLTQLLIYTYVFSIVLKVKLSHQADIHGAFQGSNLGFALWLFAGLISWNAFVSGLIPATTSVVNQPNLVKKVVFPLTLLPLVPTVAAFVDSSIGLVVLIAVLGIFTHTVHATLLLLPFIWMPQLMLTAGLAYLTAGLTVFVRDIPQSIGILLNFAFYLTPIMYPIDLIPQAFQTWIRWNPFSVIAEIYRDLVLWGQVQHSGEWIYLWIVAVVIFGLGSWVYRRLTPAFADVL, from the coding sequence GTGCTCAAACCCGCCTATCTGTTTCGTCAAGTGACTCGCCGACTCCCCCTTTCATCGGGTCTTTGGGTCAAGGCTGATTTACTGAAAGTATTGGTACAGCGGGAACTCGTTGCACGGTATAAAGGCTCTTTGCTCGGCAACTTTTGGACACTCATTAGCCAGTTAACTCAGTTGCTGATCTACACCTATGTCTTTTCGATCGTCCTCAAGGTCAAGCTCAGTCATCAGGCCGATATTCATGGAGCGTTTCAAGGCAGTAATTTGGGGTTTGCGCTGTGGTTGTTTGCCGGATTAATTTCTTGGAATGCTTTTGTCTCCGGATTGATTCCCGCCACAACCTCCGTAGTGAATCAGCCCAATCTCGTTAAGAAAGTAGTGTTCCCCCTGACGCTCCTGCCCCTTGTTCCAACCGTTGCCGCCTTTGTGGATAGCTCGATCGGGCTGGTGGTACTAATTGCTGTTTTAGGAATTTTCACTCACACGGTTCATGCAACGCTATTACTGCTGCCATTCATTTGGATGCCTCAACTGATGCTCACCGCAGGTTTAGCCTATCTTACTGCTGGATTGACTGTGTTTGTGCGGGACATTCCCCAAAGCATTGGTATTTTATTAAACTTTGCATTCTATTTGACGCCGATTATGTACCCGATCGACCTCATTCCCCAAGCATTTCAAACCTGGATTCGCTGGAATCCCTTTAGTGTTATCGCTGAAATCTACCGCGATTTAGTGCTCTGGGGGCAGGTGCAGCACTCAGGTGAATGGATCTACCTCTGGATCGTGGCTGTTGTGATCTTTGGGCTCGGATCTTGGGTGTATCGTCGGCTGACTCCAGCTTTTGCTGATGTGCTGTAG